In the genome of Cryptomeria japonica chromosome 8, Sugi_1.0, whole genome shotgun sequence, one region contains:
- the LOC131030588 gene encoding transcription factor DIVARICATA isoform X2, which translates to MGFNFCAMWDMDLPSQGPTLFPSGSVWNLQENKAFENALAKYDKDTPDRWEKVAAMVPGKSAMDVRKHYKDLEDDVKDIEAGLVDVSYNNSSYTIEWIPDKAGQFPGLKQSFGSSGKGPPAKSSEQERKKGIPWTEEEHRLFLMGLSKYGKGDWRSISRNYVVTRTPTQVASHAQKYFIRLSSGNKDKRRASIHDITSVSGTDRRSFPLPQSSAICGQNNSTSIPAELSQSALLMYPSPMARVPFPNGIGTQADRNHLMLPQYPLSMYSQMGLGGHSSITIIPDSIVVTQMGYPRQHAMQY; encoded by the exons ATG GGCTTCAATTTTTGTGCCATGTGGGACATGGATTTGCCCTCCCAGGGGCCAACTTTGTTTCCTTCAGGATCTGTCTGGAATTTGCAGGAGAACAAAGCTTTTGAAAATGCTCTAGCTAAATATGATAAGGACACCCCAGATAGATGGGAGAAGGTGGCAGCCATGGTGCCCGGAAAAAGTGCCATGGATGTCAGGAAGCACTATAAGGATCTTGAAGATGATGTGAAAGACATTGAAGCTGGCCTAGTTGATGTAAGTTATAACAATTCTTCCTATACAATTGAATGGATACCAGATAAAGCTGGTCAGTTTCCTGGTTTGAAGCAGTCATTTGGAAGTAGTGGGAAAGGGCCACCTGCCAAGTCCTCTGAACAAGAGAGGAAGAAGGGCATTCCCTGGACTGAAGAAGAGCACAG GCTATTTTTGATGGGACTTAGTAAATATGGTAAAGGTGACTGGAGAAGCATTTCAAGAAACTATGTAGTAACAAGGACACCAACACAAGTTGCTAGCCATGCTCAAAAGTACTTTATTCGTCTTAGTTCAGGGAACAAAGATAAGAGAAGAGCCAGCATACATGATATAACCAGTGTCAGTGGTACAGATAGGAGGTCATTTCCTTTACCACAGTCTTCCGCAATTTGTGGGCAGAATAATTCCACATCAATACCAGCAGAACTTAGTCAATCTGCATTGTTGATGTATCCATCTCCAATGGCACGAGTACCTTTTCCAAATGGTATTGGCACTCAAGCAGATCGCAATCATCTAATGCTACCACAGTATCCTCTAAGTATGTATTCCCAAATGGGTCTTGGGGGCCATTCATCAATAACCATCATTCCTGATTCAATTGTTGTAACTCAGATGGGATACCCTAGACAACATGCCATGCAATATTGA
- the LOC131030588 gene encoding transcription factor DIVARICATA isoform X1, with protein MMVGRSIPAMAYQFSRFIQGFNFCAMWDMDLPSQGPTLFPSGSVWNLQENKAFENALAKYDKDTPDRWEKVAAMVPGKSAMDVRKHYKDLEDDVKDIEAGLVDVSYNNSSYTIEWIPDKAGQFPGLKQSFGSSGKGPPAKSSEQERKKGIPWTEEEHRLFLMGLSKYGKGDWRSISRNYVVTRTPTQVASHAQKYFIRLSSGNKDKRRASIHDITSVSGTDRRSFPLPQSSAICGQNNSTSIPAELSQSALLMYPSPMARVPFPNGIGTQADRNHLMLPQYPLSMYSQMGLGGHSSITIIPDSIVVTQMGYPRQHAMQY; from the exons ATGATGGTTGGTCGTTCTATACCTGCAATGGCTTACCAGTTTTCACGCTTTATACAGGGCTTCAATTTTTGTGCCATGTGGGACATGGATTTGCCCTCCCAGGGGCCAACTTTGTTTCCTTCAGGATCTGTCTGGAATTTGCAGGAGAACAAAGCTTTTGAAAATGCTCTAGCTAAATATGATAAGGACACCCCAGATAGATGGGAGAAGGTGGCAGCCATGGTGCCCGGAAAAAGTGCCATGGATGTCAGGAAGCACTATAAGGATCTTGAAGATGATGTGAAAGACATTGAAGCTGGCCTAGTTGATGTAAGTTATAACAATTCTTCCTATACAATTGAATGGATACCAGATAAAGCTGGTCAGTTTCCTGGTTTGAAGCAGTCATTTGGAAGTAGTGGGAAAGGGCCACCTGCCAAGTCCTCTGAACAAGAGAGGAAGAAGGGCATTCCCTGGACTGAAGAAGAGCACAG GCTATTTTTGATGGGACTTAGTAAATATGGTAAAGGTGACTGGAGAAGCATTTCAAGAAACTATGTAGTAACAAGGACACCAACACAAGTTGCTAGCCATGCTCAAAAGTACTTTATTCGTCTTAGTTCAGGGAACAAAGATAAGAGAAGAGCCAGCATACATGATATAACCAGTGTCAGTGGTACAGATAGGAGGTCATTTCCTTTACCACAGTCTTCCGCAATTTGTGGGCAGAATAATTCCACATCAATACCAGCAGAACTTAGTCAATCTGCATTGTTGATGTATCCATCTCCAATGGCACGAGTACCTTTTCCAAATGGTATTGGCACTCAAGCAGATCGCAATCATCTAATGCTACCACAGTATCCTCTAAGTATGTATTCCCAAATGGGTCTTGGGGGCCATTCATCAATAACCATCATTCCTGATTCAATTGTTGTAACTCAGATGGGATACCCTAGACAACATGCCATGCAATATTGA
- the LOC131030588 gene encoding transcription factor DIVARICATA isoform X3, producing MWDMDLPSQGPTLFPSGSVWNLQENKAFENALAKYDKDTPDRWEKVAAMVPGKSAMDVRKHYKDLEDDVKDIEAGLVDVSYNNSSYTIEWIPDKAGQFPGLKQSFGSSGKGPPAKSSEQERKKGIPWTEEEHRLFLMGLSKYGKGDWRSISRNYVVTRTPTQVASHAQKYFIRLSSGNKDKRRASIHDITSVSGTDRRSFPLPQSSAICGQNNSTSIPAELSQSALLMYPSPMARVPFPNGIGTQADRNHLMLPQYPLSMYSQMGLGGHSSITIIPDSIVVTQMGYPRQHAMQY from the exons ATGTGGGACATGGATTTGCCCTCCCAGGGGCCAACTTTGTTTCCTTCAGGATCTGTCTGGAATTTGCAGGAGAACAAAGCTTTTGAAAATGCTCTAGCTAAATATGATAAGGACACCCCAGATAGATGGGAGAAGGTGGCAGCCATGGTGCCCGGAAAAAGTGCCATGGATGTCAGGAAGCACTATAAGGATCTTGAAGATGATGTGAAAGACATTGAAGCTGGCCTAGTTGATGTAAGTTATAACAATTCTTCCTATACAATTGAATGGATACCAGATAAAGCTGGTCAGTTTCCTGGTTTGAAGCAGTCATTTGGAAGTAGTGGGAAAGGGCCACCTGCCAAGTCCTCTGAACAAGAGAGGAAGAAGGGCATTCCCTGGACTGAAGAAGAGCACAG GCTATTTTTGATGGGACTTAGTAAATATGGTAAAGGTGACTGGAGAAGCATTTCAAGAAACTATGTAGTAACAAGGACACCAACACAAGTTGCTAGCCATGCTCAAAAGTACTTTATTCGTCTTAGTTCAGGGAACAAAGATAAGAGAAGAGCCAGCATACATGATATAACCAGTGTCAGTGGTACAGATAGGAGGTCATTTCCTTTACCACAGTCTTCCGCAATTTGTGGGCAGAATAATTCCACATCAATACCAGCAGAACTTAGTCAATCTGCATTGTTGATGTATCCATCTCCAATGGCACGAGTACCTTTTCCAAATGGTATTGGCACTCAAGCAGATCGCAATCATCTAATGCTACCACAGTATCCTCTAAGTATGTATTCCCAAATGGGTCTTGGGGGCCATTCATCAATAACCATCATTCCTGATTCAATTGTTGTAACTCAGATGGGATACCCTAGACAACATGCCATGCAATATTGA